A DNA window from Theobroma cacao cultivar B97-61/B2 chromosome 5, Criollo_cocoa_genome_V2, whole genome shotgun sequence contains the following coding sequences:
- the LOC108661962 gene encoding uncharacterized protein LOC108661962 — MVFRFLNGLNESFSIVRSQIIFMDLIPTLDKMYSLVLREKTQRSVLFQTQPTFEITIMFTAAEGKKKVKRDIIYNHYGKKGHVKEKCYRLIGFPEDFKFTKGKNNFRKRKATVNNVSTLVDSSATENQPDNEEESGGNASMSQMSIIKQTPLHEQ; from the exons ATGGTTTTTAGATTTTTGAATGGCCTAAATGAATCTTTCTCTATTGTGAGATCCCAGATTatttttatggatcttattCCAACTCTTGATAAAATGTATAGCCTTGTCCTGAGGGAAAAAACACAGAGAAGTGTGCTCTTTCAGACACAACCAACTTTTGAAATAACTATAATGTTTACTGCAGcagaaggaaagaagaaagtgaAGAGGGATATAATTTACAATCACTATGGAAAGAAGGGGCATGTGAAAGAAAAGTGTTATAGGCTGATTGGATTCCCAGAGGATTTCAAATTTACCAAAGGGAAGAATAACTTcagaaaaaggaaagcaaCTGTGAACAATGTTTCTACACTTGTTGACTCATCAGCTACAGAGAATCAACCTGACAATGAAGAAGAGTCTGGAGGGAATGCATCTATGTCTCAGATGTCAATCATTAAGCA GACACCCCTTCATGAACAGTGA